A DNA window from Streptomyces sp. CA-278952 contains the following coding sequences:
- a CDS encoding DMT family transporter yields MSAPCEPRVTAPASAPPPRPPQPAPIAPAARRPALDWRIRFAGLSLIWGFSFLLIKVGTEGYAPFQVTFGRLLAGTAVLVAAMALRRERLPRSARTWGHLTVAAFLLNALPFSLFSYAELTIPSTLAGICNATSPLWGMALSVIALSEDRPTRRRVGGLGVGFLGVLTVLGAWQGFSGLDLPGTGMALLASFCYPVGWIYVRRTLAGTGSSTLALTGSQLFLGTLQLAVVTPLFTSAPTSFPLLPTVSVLALGALGTGLAVLLQYGLVQEVGPTTAQMVTYFIPVIATAAGVALLGEQLSWNTPVGALIILAGAALTQSRARPAAAPPEPAKALVATPPEPAIVPVATPPEPAIVPVATPPEPAADRAVPPDADAAGLSRS; encoded by the coding sequence ATGAGCGCTCCCTGCGAGCCGAGGGTCACGGCCCCGGCGTCAGCACCTCCCCCGCGACCTCCCCAGCCCGCCCCGATCGCGCCCGCCGCGCGGCGCCCCGCCCTCGACTGGCGGATCCGGTTCGCGGGGCTCTCGCTCATCTGGGGCTTCAGCTTTCTGCTGATCAAGGTCGGGACCGAGGGCTACGCCCCGTTCCAGGTCACCTTCGGCCGGCTGCTGGCCGGTACGGCGGTGCTGGTCGCCGCCATGGCGCTGCGCCGGGAGCGGCTGCCGCGCTCCGCCCGGACCTGGGGGCACCTCACGGTCGCGGCGTTCCTCCTCAACGCGCTGCCGTTCTCGCTCTTCTCCTACGCGGAGCTGACGATCCCCTCGACGCTGGCCGGGATCTGTAACGCGACCTCGCCGCTGTGGGGCATGGCGCTCTCGGTGATCGCCCTGTCGGAGGACCGCCCGACCCGCCGACGGGTGGGCGGTCTCGGCGTCGGCTTCCTCGGCGTCCTCACGGTGCTGGGCGCCTGGCAGGGCTTCTCCGGCCTGGACCTGCCGGGTACGGGCATGGCGCTGCTCGCCTCGTTCTGCTATCCGGTCGGCTGGATCTACGTGCGCCGCACCCTGGCCGGGACCGGGTCGTCGACGCTGGCGCTGACGGGCAGCCAGCTCTTCCTCGGTACGTTGCAACTGGCCGTGGTGACACCGCTGTTCACCTCGGCGCCGACGTCCTTTCCGCTGCTCCCGACGGTCTCGGTGCTCGCCCTGGGCGCGCTGGGCACGGGCCTCGCCGTCCTGCTCCAGTACGGACTGGTCCAGGAGGTCGGTCCGACGACGGCTCAGATGGTCACGTACTTCATCCCGGTGATCGCGACGGCGGCAGGCGTCGCGCTGCTCGGCGAACAGCTGAGCTGGAACACCCCGGTCGGGGCGCTGATCATCCTCGCCGGGGCGGCCCTCACCCAGAGCCGGGCCCGCCCTGCCGCCGCCCCACCCGAGCCCGCGAAAGCTCTCGTCGCCACCCCACCGGAGCCCGCGATCGTTCCGGTCGCCACCCCACCGGAGCCCGCGATCGTTCCGGTCGCCACCCCACCGGAGCCCGCGGCGGACCGCGCCGTGCCGCCGGACGCGGACGCCGCCGGTCTCAGCCGTAGCTGA
- a CDS encoding peptidase, producing the protein MQNRTPPMPDQPVPNHAENDARFTVELAAVLNGARRRALRDGDRQIDTAHLLHSLIETDPEVREAFDGGPQLAKVLGYLVQRSIGYGLRWQGSVEDSGSIPVVRDPAVDGWSPSALAAMEGALYRAASRGEARASGLDLLAALATDIECRAVEVLARGGVDARWLADRVVVVTAKAARHA; encoded by the coding sequence GTGCAAAACCGGACGCCGCCCATGCCTGACCAGCCCGTACCGAACCACGCCGAGAACGATGCCCGCTTCACCGTGGAACTGGCAGCGGTGCTCAACGGTGCGCGCAGGCGCGCGCTGCGCGACGGTGACCGGCAGATCGACACCGCCCACCTCCTGCATTCGCTGATCGAGACGGATCCCGAGGTCCGCGAGGCCTTCGACGGTGGGCCGCAGTTGGCCAAGGTGCTCGGCTACCTCGTCCAGCGCAGCATTGGTTACGGGCTCCGCTGGCAGGGCTCCGTCGAGGACTCCGGCTCCATTCCGGTGGTGCGTGACCCGGCGGTCGACGGCTGGTCGCCCTCGGCCCTCGCGGCGATGGAGGGCGCGCTGTACCGTGCGGCGTCGCGCGGCGAAGCGCGCGCCTCCGGCCTCGATCTGCTCGCCGCCCTGGCGACCGACATCGAGTGCCGTGCGGTGGAGGTGCTCGCCCGCGGGGGCGTGGACGCGCGGTGGCTGGCGGACCGGGTGGTCGTGGTCACGGCCAAGGCAGCGCGACACGCTTGA
- a CDS encoding pyridoxamine 5'-phosphate oxidase family protein: MQHTATPDDTGSGVAAPYLPTDRTVPTRSKERASYDRELVHSILDEAYLCHLGFVRDGAPVVLPTLFGRIGERLYVHGSTGSRPLRSAGSADPGLPVCLTVTHVDALVLARSAFHHSLNYRSVVVHGTAVTVTDPEERRLALDAIVEQVVPGRSHDSRPADAKELAATAVIRLDLNEVSAKVRTGGPNDEPEDSALPHWTGIVPLTRGYAAPVPADDMDPAIGVPDYLSTL; the protein is encoded by the coding sequence ATGCAGCACACCGCAACGCCCGACGACACGGGCTCCGGCGTCGCCGCCCCCTACCTGCCCACCGACCGCACGGTGCCCACCCGGTCCAAGGAGCGCGCCTCCTACGACCGCGAGCTGGTCCACTCCATCCTCGACGAGGCCTACCTCTGCCACCTGGGTTTCGTGCGCGACGGTGCCCCGGTCGTCCTGCCGACCCTCTTCGGCAGGATAGGAGAGCGGCTGTACGTCCACGGTTCGACGGGCTCGCGACCGCTGCGGTCGGCGGGGAGCGCCGACCCGGGGCTGCCGGTCTGCCTGACGGTCACCCATGTCGACGCCCTCGTGCTGGCCAGGTCCGCCTTCCACCACTCGCTGAACTACCGCTCGGTGGTGGTGCACGGCACGGCCGTGACGGTGACCGACCCCGAGGAGCGCCGGCTCGCCCTGGACGCGATCGTGGAGCAGGTCGTGCCCGGCCGCTCCCACGACTCCCGGCCGGCCGACGCCAAGGAACTCGCCGCGACAGCGGTGATCCGGCTCGACCTGAACGAAGTGTCCGCGAAGGTCCGCACCGGCGGACCCAACGACGAGCCCGAGGACAGTGCCCTCCCCCACTGGACCGGCATCGTGCCGCTCACCCGGGGCTATGCGGCGCCGGTCCCCGCGGACGACATGGATCCGGCCATCGGCGTACCGGACTACCTGTCCACGCTCTGA
- a CDS encoding glutamate--cysteine ligase, giving the protein MGEKVVAEAFDLSDRQAYRAKLGQCLEGLGRLLAERRFDRPRNLMGLEIELNLAGSDGMPRMMNQQVLQRIASRDFQTELGMFNLEVNIVPHRLGGRVFDQLAEELRTGLAYAHRKAGEVDAGIVMIGILPTLGEHDVVSANLSAVDRYTLLNDQMAAARGEDFVLDIEGVERLVCTSPSIAPESACTSVQLHLQVTPARFADVWNAAQAITGVQIALGANAPFLFGKELWRESRPPLFLQATDVRPPELANQGVRPRTWFGERWIGSAHELFEENLRYFPPLLPICDDEDPLKVLDEGGVPELAELVLHNGTVYRWNRPVYGIADGVPHLRVENRVLPAGPTVTDVIANAAFYYGLVRALAEESRPVWSRLPFEAAEENFTEACRHGIEAELLWPRPGRTGGLARIPAVQLVLEELLPLAAAGLDAWHIEPADRDRYLGVIEERCKRRVNGASWQVATYRRALGAGLGRDAALAATTRRYAELMHAGEPVHTWPVGFPAP; this is encoded by the coding sequence ATGGGGGAGAAGGTCGTGGCGGAAGCCTTTGACCTGTCCGATCGACAGGCGTACCGCGCCAAGCTCGGCCAGTGCCTGGAGGGGCTGGGCAGACTCCTGGCGGAGCGGAGGTTCGACCGTCCGCGGAACCTGATGGGGCTGGAGATCGAGCTGAATCTCGCGGGTTCCGACGGGATGCCCCGGATGATGAATCAGCAAGTGCTCCAGCGCATCGCGAGCCGGGATTTCCAGACCGAACTGGGGATGTTCAATCTCGAAGTGAATATCGTCCCGCACCGCCTCGGCGGCCGGGTTTTCGATCAGCTCGCGGAGGAGTTGCGGACCGGCCTCGCCTATGCGCACCGCAAGGCGGGGGAGGTGGACGCGGGGATCGTGATGATCGGAATCCTGCCCACCCTGGGCGAGCACGACGTGGTGTCCGCGAATCTCTCGGCCGTGGACCGTTACACCCTGCTCAACGATCAAATGGCGGCCGCCCGGGGGGAGGATTTCGTCCTGGATATCGAAGGCGTCGAGCGATTGGTCTGCACCTCGCCCTCCATCGCCCCGGAATCGGCCTGCACCTCGGTACAGCTGCACCTGCAGGTGACGCCCGCCCGGTTCGCCGATGTGTGGAACGCCGCCCAGGCGATCACCGGCGTCCAGATCGCGCTGGGCGCCAACGCCCCCTTCCTCTTCGGCAAGGAGCTGTGGCGGGAGTCCCGGCCACCCCTGTTCCTGCAGGCCACCGACGTGCGGCCGCCGGAGCTGGCGAACCAGGGGGTGCGCCCCAGGACCTGGTTCGGGGAGCGCTGGATCGGCTCCGCCCACGAGCTCTTCGAGGAGAACCTGCGCTACTTCCCGCCGCTGCTGCCGATCTGCGACGACGAGGATCCCCTGAAGGTGCTGGACGAGGGCGGGGTGCCCGAGCTGGCCGAGCTGGTGCTGCACAACGGCACCGTCTACCGCTGGAACCGTCCGGTGTACGGGATCGCCGACGGCGTTCCCCATCTGCGGGTGGAGAACCGGGTGCTGCCCGCCGGGCCGACGGTCACCGATGTGATCGCCAACGCCGCCTTCTACTACGGGCTCGTACGGGCGCTCGCCGAGGAGTCGCGGCCGGTGTGGAGCAGGCTGCCGTTCGAGGCTGCCGAGGAGAATTTCACCGAGGCCTGCCGGCACGGCATCGAGGCCGAGCTGCTCTGGCCGCGGCCGGGCCGCACCGGCGGACTGGCCAGGATCCCCGCCGTACAGCTGGTGCTGGAGGAGCTGCTGCCGCTGGCCGCCGCGGGGCTGGACGCCTGGCACATCGAACCCGCCGACCGGGACCGCTATCTCGGGGTGATCGAGGAGCGCTGCAAGCGGCGCGTCAACGGGGCCTCCTGGCAGGTGGCGACCTACCGCCGGGCCCTCGGCGCCGGGCTGGGGCGGGACGCGGCCCTCGCGGCCACCACCCGCCGCTATGCCGAGCTGATGCACGCGGGGGAGCCGGTCCACACCTGGCCGGTGGGCTTCCCGGCGCCCTGA
- a CDS encoding EamA family transporter, which translates to MQASSGFQGRSAGLGLALVSAFAFGGSGVAAKPLIEAGLDPLHVVWLRVAGAAVIMLPVAWRHRNLVRERPALLAGFGLFAVAGVQAFYFASISRIPVGVALLVEYLAPALVLGWVRFVQRRPVTRAAAVGVVLAVGGLACVVEVWSGLKFDLLGLLLALGAACCQVGYFVLSDHGGQDGRDGGGKHAEPPHPVGVIAYGLIVGAAVLTVVARPWGMDWSLLGGSAVMNGNEVPAWLLLGWIVLLATVLAYVTGVVSVRLLSPQVAGVVACLEAVIATGLAWVLLGEHLSAPQLIGGFVVLTGAFIAQSAAPKPPSGPVASGVGTGAAAGAVEGELSGGRAPH; encoded by the coding sequence ATGCAAGCGTCTTCGGGATTTCAGGGCAGAAGTGCCGGGCTGGGCCTGGCACTGGTCTCGGCCTTCGCGTTCGGCGGTTCGGGAGTGGCGGCCAAGCCGCTGATCGAGGCGGGGCTCGACCCCCTGCACGTGGTCTGGCTGCGCGTCGCGGGCGCCGCCGTCATCATGCTCCCGGTCGCTTGGCGTCACCGGAATCTCGTACGGGAACGCCCCGCGTTGCTGGCCGGGTTCGGCCTGTTCGCGGTGGCCGGGGTCCAGGCCTTCTACTTCGCCTCCATCTCCCGCATCCCGGTCGGTGTGGCGCTCCTGGTGGAATACCTGGCGCCCGCGCTGGTCCTCGGCTGGGTCCGCTTCGTGCAGCGCAGGCCCGTCACCCGGGCCGCCGCCGTCGGTGTGGTGCTGGCGGTCGGCGGCCTGGCGTGTGTCGTCGAGGTCTGGTCCGGGCTCAAGTTCGACCTGCTCGGCCTGCTGCTCGCCCTCGGCGCGGCCTGCTGCCAGGTCGGCTACTTCGTTCTCTCCGACCACGGCGGGCAGGACGGCCGGGACGGCGGTGGCAAGCACGCCGAGCCTCCGCACCCCGTCGGGGTCATCGCGTACGGACTGATCGTCGGCGCGGCCGTCCTCACCGTCGTCGCCCGCCCCTGGGGCATGGACTGGTCGCTGCTCGGCGGCAGCGCGGTCATGAACGGCAACGAGGTTCCCGCCTGGCTGCTGCTGGGCTGGATCGTGCTGCTCGCCACCGTGCTCGCGTACGTCACCGGGGTCGTCTCGGTCCGGCTGCTCTCGCCCCAGGTGGCCGGAGTCGTCGCCTGCCTCGAAGCGGTCATCGCGACCGGACTGGCCTGGGTGCTGCTCGGCGAGCACCTCTCCGCGCCGCAGCTCATCGGCGGATTCGTGGTCCTGACCGGCGCGTTCATCGCCCAGTCCGCCGCGCCGAAGCCCCCGTCGGGTCCCGTCGCCTCCGGCGTCGGCACCGGCGCGGCGGCCGGGGCCGTCGAGGGTGAGTTGTCCGGCGGCCGGGCCCCGCATTAG
- a CDS encoding MFS transporter: MQPSPAPSSPIPSSGVPDSGRAVPSGPWRDADFRRLWAGQTASQLGEHTTLVVLPLFAVLTLDAGASQVGVLRAVGQAPILLLSLLAGAWVDRWRARTVMVLTDAGRAVALGAAAVAGLLGLLGLPALFVVAFTVGALSVLFDVAYQASLVRMVRRDQLVRGNSALEGSRSAAQIGGPALGGALVSLLSAPVAAAAGALFFAVSFVSLGRIRRPEAVPGRVAPVPEHASPVRRRIREGLRFVAKNAWLRAVCFASAAFQLSFAATMTVYLLFLPNELRLTGVTVGLALAATGPGALLGSVLAARLPVRFGHGVVLVSAAVLGNGALLGVPALHGSSPATVLALLAVNFVFGTFSQLVNVTVMSVRQAVTPDGMQGRAAATITFVGMGFTPLGSLLGGLLAQGWGLRTGLLVSAAGMMLSPLLMAVSPLARLGRVLPAPQA; the protein is encoded by the coding sequence GTGCAGCCCTCCCCCGCCCCTTCCTCCCCCATCCCTTCCTCCGGCGTGCCGGATTCCGGCAGGGCCGTGCCCTCAGGTCCCTGGCGGGACGCCGACTTCCGCAGGCTCTGGGCAGGTCAGACGGCCTCCCAGCTCGGCGAACACACGACGCTCGTCGTACTGCCGCTCTTCGCCGTCCTGACGCTCGACGCGGGCGCGAGCCAAGTGGGCGTCCTCCGCGCCGTGGGGCAGGCGCCGATCCTGCTGCTCTCACTCCTCGCGGGTGCCTGGGTGGACCGCTGGCGGGCCCGTACGGTGATGGTGCTCACCGACGCCGGCCGCGCCGTGGCCCTGGGCGCGGCGGCCGTGGCCGGGCTCCTCGGACTGCTCGGTCTGCCCGCGCTGTTCGTGGTGGCGTTCACCGTCGGAGCCCTGTCGGTCCTCTTCGACGTGGCGTACCAGGCGTCCCTCGTACGGATGGTGCGGCGCGATCAACTCGTGCGGGGCAACAGCGCGTTGGAGGGCAGCCGGTCCGCGGCGCAGATCGGCGGCCCCGCGCTCGGCGGCGCGTTGGTGTCGCTGCTGTCGGCCCCGGTCGCCGCGGCCGCCGGCGCGCTGTTCTTCGCGGTGTCGTTCGTGTCGCTGGGGCGGATCCGCCGCCCCGAAGCCGTACCCGGGCGCGTGGCACCGGTTCCGGAGCATGCCTCCCCGGTCCGGCGCCGGATCCGGGAAGGTCTTCGCTTCGTCGCCAAGAACGCCTGGCTGCGGGCCGTGTGCTTCGCCTCTGCCGCCTTCCAGCTCTCCTTCGCGGCCACGATGACCGTCTATCTGCTCTTCCTCCCGAACGAACTGCGGCTGACGGGCGTCACCGTCGGCCTCGCCCTCGCGGCGACCGGTCCGGGCGCGCTCCTGGGTTCGGTCCTGGCCGCACGGCTGCCGGTCCGGTTCGGCCACGGCGTCGTGCTCGTGTCCGCGGCGGTACTCGGCAACGGTGCGCTGCTGGGCGTACCGGCCCTGCACGGCTCCTCGCCCGCGACGGTCCTCGCGCTCCTTGCCGTCAACTTCGTGTTCGGGACGTTCAGCCAGCTGGTGAACGTCACGGTCATGTCGGTGCGGCAGGCCGTCACACCGGACGGGATGCAGGGGCGCGCGGCCGCGACGATCACGTTCGTGGGGATGGGGTTCACCCCGCTCGGCTCGCTGCTCGGCGGCCTCCTCGCCCAGGGGTGGGGTCTGCGCACCGGCCTCCTGGTGTCGGCCGCGGGCATGATGCTGTCGCCGCTCCTGATGGCCGTGTCCCCGCTCGCTCGCCTGGGACGGGTGCTTCCGGCTCCGCAGGCGTGA
- a CDS encoding aminotransferase class I/II-fold pyridoxal phosphate-dependent enzyme, whose protein sequence is MLGEYRISGRRAAEIAASVERGVGSGDLPPGQVLPPMRELAARLEVNPNTVAAAYRTLRERGVIETAGRRGSRVRPAPASTSRGSLRIEAPPGVRDLGEGNPDPELLPDLGPALAAAAAADAESHGLYGQAAVVAEFAAYARALMDADGVPAGPVAVTSGALDAIERVLAAHLKPGDAVAVEDPGWGSVLDLVPALGLRAVPVGVDDSGPLPADVERALRAGARALVVTDRAQNPTGASLDAPRARELRAVLGRHPDVLLIEDDHGHAIVDLPLHPLAGVTAHWAFIRSAAKAYGPDLRVATLTGDAVTVDRVAGRQRLGPGWVSRLLQRAVLQLWTSGAVDTRAVSRSYGDRRDALIHALAERGVSARGRSGMNVWVPVSDETGAVARLLHAGWAAAPGARFRLDTPQGVRLTVSPLAAADIGPLADAVAAAAGPARPVSYG, encoded by the coding sequence GTGCTAGGAGAGTATCGGATCAGTGGGCGGCGCGCAGCGGAGATTGCCGCCAGTGTGGAGCGCGGGGTCGGCTCCGGAGACCTTCCGCCGGGCCAGGTGCTGCCCCCCATGCGGGAGTTGGCCGCGCGTCTGGAGGTCAACCCCAATACCGTGGCCGCCGCCTATCGGACGCTGCGCGAGCGCGGTGTGATCGAGACGGCGGGCCGACGGGGGAGTCGGGTACGTCCGGCCCCGGCCAGCACGTCGCGCGGATCCCTGCGGATCGAAGCGCCCCCGGGCGTACGGGACCTCGGCGAGGGCAATCCCGATCCGGAGTTGCTGCCCGACCTCGGGCCGGCGCTGGCGGCGGCCGCCGCGGCCGACGCGGAGAGCCATGGTCTGTACGGGCAGGCCGCGGTGGTCGCGGAGTTCGCCGCGTACGCCCGCGCTCTGATGGACGCCGACGGGGTACCCGCCGGGCCGGTCGCCGTGACGTCCGGAGCGCTGGACGCGATCGAGCGGGTGCTCGCGGCGCACCTGAAGCCGGGCGACGCGGTGGCGGTGGAGGACCCTGGCTGGGGCAGCGTGCTCGACCTCGTACCGGCGCTCGGGCTGCGCGCCGTGCCGGTCGGTGTGGACGACTCCGGTCCGCTGCCCGCGGATGTGGAGCGGGCGCTGCGGGCCGGGGCGCGGGCCCTCGTCGTCACCGACCGGGCGCAGAACCCGACCGGCGCGTCCCTGGACGCGCCGCGCGCCCGGGAGCTGCGCGCGGTCCTCGGGCGCCACCCGGACGTGCTGCTGATCGAGGACGACCACGGGCACGCCATCGTGGACCTGCCGCTGCACCCGCTGGCCGGGGTGACGGCCCACTGGGCGTTCATCCGCTCGGCGGCCAAGGCGTACGGCCCCGATCTGCGGGTCGCCACGCTCACCGGGGACGCCGTCACGGTCGACCGGGTGGCGGGGCGGCAGCGGCTCGGGCCCGGCTGGGTCAGCCGGCTGCTCCAGCGCGCCGTGCTCCAGCTGTGGACCTCGGGCGCCGTCGACACCCGGGCGGTGTCCCGCTCCTACGGGGACCGCAGGGACGCGCTCATCCACGCGCTGGCGGAGCGCGGCGTGAGCGCCCGGGGCCGCAGCGGTATGAACGTGTGGGTCCCCGTGAGCGACGAGACCGGGGCTGTCGCCCGGCTGCTCCACGCGGGCTGGGCGGCGGCCCCGGGCGCACGCTTCCGGCTGGACACGCCCCAAGGCGTGCGGCTCACCGTCTCCCCGCTGGCCGCGGCGGACATCGGGCCCCTGGCGGACGCGGTGGCCGCGGCCGCGGGTCCCGCACGGCCGGTCAGCTACGGCTGA
- a CDS encoding CPBP family intramembrane glutamic endopeptidase has translation MQVEAGRVADSFPQEAVSRRILRSEVLLVLALSLGASAVSSLISFVGSLTKPGGLKDQAATLNGSYAPDRPWLDLAWQMFGIATALVPVALVAHLLIREGAGLRAIGFDGAKPWFDLGRGTLVAAGIGSAGLAFYLVARATGFNLTVVPESLPEVWWKFPVLILSAIQNSVVEEVIVVGYLLRKLGQLGWTPMAALVASSVLRGSYHLYQGIGGFIGNVVMGVVFVLLYRRWGRVGPLVVAHALLDIGAFVGYALLAGRVDWLPTP, from the coding sequence GTGCAGGTGGAGGCCGGGCGCGTGGCTGATTCTTTTCCCCAAGAGGCCGTGTCACGAAGGATCTTGCGGTCCGAGGTGCTGCTGGTCCTGGCGCTCTCGCTGGGCGCCAGCGCGGTGTCCTCGCTCATCAGTTTTGTCGGATCGCTGACGAAACCGGGAGGTTTGAAGGACCAGGCGGCGACACTCAACGGCTCGTACGCTCCGGACCGTCCATGGCTTGATCTGGCATGGCAAATGTTCGGAATCGCAACGGCTCTGGTGCCGGTCGCGCTGGTCGCGCACCTGCTGATCCGGGAAGGAGCGGGGCTGCGGGCCATCGGATTCGACGGTGCGAAACCCTGGTTCGACCTCGGCCGCGGAACCCTCGTCGCGGCCGGCATCGGCAGCGCCGGCCTCGCCTTCTACCTGGTGGCCCGCGCCACCGGATTCAACCTGACGGTCGTTCCCGAGTCCCTGCCCGAGGTCTGGTGGAAATTCCCCGTACTGATCCTCTCGGCGATCCAGAACTCCGTGGTGGAGGAGGTCATCGTCGTCGGCTATCTGCTGCGCAAACTCGGACAGTTGGGCTGGACGCCGATGGCCGCGCTGGTGGCCAGCTCCGTGCTGCGCGGGTCGTACCACCTGTATCAGGGGATCGGCGGCTTCATCGGCAACGTGGTGATGGGCGTCGTGTTCGTGCTGCTCTACCGGCGTTGGGGCCGGGTGGGCCCGCTGGTCGTCGCGCACGCACTCCTGGACATCGGGGCGTTCGTCGGCTACGCGCTGCTCGCGGGCCGGGTCGACTGGCTGCCGACGCCGTGA
- a CDS encoding DMT family transporter, translating to MSIPVASALPVGRSMLYLVVAGVAWGTAGAAASLIFRVSDLGPLALSFWRCVGGLLLLAGALALRPRRAPREPEPRRRRLLRILGTGIGLTMFQTAYFAAVEVTGLAVGTVVTLGAGPVLIAVGARLLLGERLGRGGLVAVTGALTGLVVLVLGGEGGDVVPAGVLLALLSASGYAAITLLTRRLGRHGGGGDALTTSAWAFGIGAVGLLPMAMAEGLVPHTAETGQVLWLLVYVAAIPTALAYALYFAGAAAVRSATVSVIMLLEPVSAAVIAVTVLRERLTAATVLGTLLLLTAVAGLALAEARVAAAARRKEAPAV from the coding sequence ATGTCCATCCCCGTTGCTTCCGCGCTGCCCGTCGGGCGGAGCATGCTGTATCTGGTCGTCGCCGGGGTCGCCTGGGGCACCGCCGGTGCGGCGGCGTCCCTGATCTTCCGGGTCAGCGATCTCGGCCCTCTCGCCCTGTCCTTCTGGCGCTGCGTGGGTGGTCTCCTCCTGCTCGCCGGCGCGCTCGCCCTGCGCCCCCGCCGGGCGCCCCGGGAGCCCGAACCCCGGCGGCGCCGGCTGCTCCGGATCCTCGGTACCGGCATCGGTCTCACCATGTTCCAGACCGCGTACTTCGCGGCGGTCGAGGTCACCGGCCTTGCCGTCGGCACCGTCGTCACGCTCGGTGCCGGGCCCGTCCTGATCGCCGTCGGGGCGCGTCTGCTGCTGGGAGAACGCCTCGGCAGGGGCGGCCTCGTCGCTGTGACCGGCGCGCTGACCGGGCTCGTCGTGCTGGTCCTGGGCGGCGAGGGCGGCGACGTCGTGCCGGCCGGAGTGCTGCTCGCGCTGCTGTCCGCCTCCGGGTACGCGGCCATCACGCTGCTCACCCGCCGGCTCGGGCGGCACGGCGGCGGCGGTGACGCGCTGACCACCAGCGCCTGGGCGTTCGGCATCGGAGCGGTGGGCCTGCTGCCCATGGCCATGGCCGAGGGGCTGGTGCCGCACACCGCCGAGACGGGGCAGGTGCTGTGGCTGCTGGTCTATGTGGCCGCGATCCCCACGGCGCTCGCCTACGCGCTGTACTTCGCCGGGGCGGCCGCCGTCCGATCGGCCACCGTCTCCGTGATCATGCTCCTGGAGCCGGTGAGCGCGGCCGTCATCGCGGTGACCGTCCTGCGGGAGCGGCTGACAGCGGCCACGGTCCTCGGCACGCTGCTCCTGCTGACCGCGGTGGCCGGGCTGGCCCTCGCGGAGGCGCGTGTGGCGGCGGCGGCCCGCCGGAAGGAGGCGCCGGCGGTGTGA
- a CDS encoding type II toxin-antitoxin system Rv0910 family toxin gives MAEVSAEARIEAPAEKVWGRLTDFSSYGEWNATHTSFPRGGPAELELAATYEENMKLMGFPAEVLWTVDGLEEGRLLATRGKGPMGVNLAMRYSLTPEGDATTMRIDGEFTGAAVSLMGGKLKDSATAALQESLRKLAGLVTS, from the coding sequence ATGGCTGAAGTCAGCGCCGAGGCACGCATCGAGGCGCCCGCCGAGAAGGTCTGGGGCCGCCTGACGGACTTCTCGTCGTACGGGGAGTGGAACGCCACCCACACCAGCTTCCCCAGGGGCGGCCCGGCCGAGCTGGAGCTCGCGGCCACCTACGAGGAGAACATGAAGCTCATGGGCTTCCCCGCCGAGGTGCTCTGGACGGTCGACGGCCTGGAGGAAGGCCGTCTGCTGGCGACCCGGGGCAAGGGCCCGATGGGGGTCAACCTCGCCATGCGGTACTCCCTGACCCCGGAGGGCGACGCCACGACGATGCGCATCGACGGGGAGTTCACCGGTGCGGCGGTCTCCCTGATGGGCGGCAAGCTCAAGGACTCCGCGACGGCGGCGCTCCAGGAGTCGCTGCGCAAGCTCGCCGGGCTCGTCACCTCCTGA
- a CDS encoding PhzF family phenazine biosynthesis protein, whose protein sequence is MRIRIVDAFTDRPFSGNPAGVLLLDSGTFPADARLQEIAAEVNLSETAFAHPLPPGGTADWALRWFTPATEVGMCGHATLATAHVLHTTGLATGPVRFAARCGILTATARQDGTLTLDFPTSPLTEEPVPYGLADALGADPVSVHDTGEHIGDLLVELRDEAAVRALAPDFAALAAHSRRGVIATAAAEDPARGYDYVSRGFFPGVGIDEDPVTGSAHTALAPFWAARLGRDDLTGLQASARSGLVRTALRGERTLLTGTAVTVIDGELLTTL, encoded by the coding sequence ATGAGGATTCGCATCGTCGACGCGTTCACCGACCGCCCCTTCTCCGGAAACCCCGCCGGCGTACTTCTGCTGGACAGCGGTACGTTCCCGGCCGATGCACGTCTGCAGGAGATCGCCGCCGAGGTCAACCTCTCCGAGACGGCTTTCGCCCACCCGCTGCCGCCGGGCGGCACGGCCGACTGGGCGCTGCGCTGGTTCACTCCGGCCACCGAGGTGGGCATGTGCGGGCACGCGACGCTCGCCACCGCCCACGTCCTGCACACCACGGGTCTGGCCACGGGTCCGGTGCGCTTCGCCGCGCGCTGCGGGATCCTGACCGCGACCGCCCGGCAGGACGGCACTCTCACCCTCGACTTCCCCACCTCCCCGCTGACCGAGGAGCCGGTGCCGTACGGCCTCGCAGACGCCCTCGGGGCGGACCCCGTCTCGGTGCACGACACCGGTGAGCACATCGGCGACCTGCTCGTCGAGCTCCGCGACGAGGCGGCCGTACGGGCGCTCGCCCCGGACTTCGCCGCGCTGGCGGCCCACTCCCGGCGCGGTGTCATCGCCACCGCCGCCGCCGAGGATCCCGCCCGGGGATACGACTACGTCTCGCGCGGCTTCTTCCCGGGCGTCGGCATCGACGAGGACCCGGTCACCGGCAGCGCCCACACCGCGCTGGCCCCCTTCTGGGCGGCCCGCCTCGGCCGCGACGACCTCACCGGCCTCCAGGCGTCCGCCCGCTCGGGGCTGGTCCGCACCGCGCTGCGCGGCGAGCGCACCCTGCTGACCGGCACGGCGGTCACGGTGATCGACGGCGAACTGCTCACCACCCTCTGA